Within Thunnus thynnus chromosome 15, fThuThy2.1, whole genome shotgun sequence, the genomic segment TAATGATCTCTATTCACCTGCTTTTTTAgattattaaagtgtttttcaaagtcTGCTCCACCACTTCATATTCTCTGTGTAGTAGATAAATTTGGGAACAGCTGTTtcaatcacacaaacactgagtaCAAATACTCTGTGGGAGGGGGGTAAAGTGTAATAAAGTCATGTATGCAACACTTGTTCAACATCATTTCAACTCAAAGGTAAAATCACAATGAATGAAATGTTCAAGTGAGAACCACAATTTTCCAAAGCATTTTACTTGTAAAAGCATCTTTGATTCATTACAAGACAAAAGTTAAAGAGGATGTCAAGATGAAGGCTCACTTTCATACAGAAATTCAGTGTTATGAGCAGTTTAGTGCTTGTCTGTGCATTAAAACTCTCTTTCAAAGACAGACACTGATCCCTTTTATCaccaacattttcattcagatattcacagaaaagaaaaattcttCTGGAACTTCTTGGCAGAGCATGGAGAAAGGACAAAAACCTTCATTTAGTCAGCATATTAGAGGAtagcttcacaatttttcaagtcggTCTTAAAACtccagtcaggtgcccatatggaCATTGaaacactgtaatcattcctgcttttcacactgaccattagaagatcctccAAATGCATTTTCAAAGTAAGTGGACAAAATTCATTGtttatgaaaaaacatatttcagagTTCATCTGAATTTAATGTGAGGCTTAAGTCGTCCACACTAGTTGaattaagtggatatcttccaaagttaaagtgttttagtacaaaattcctcTTTGTTTCCCCAGACAGTCTTTCTCTGTTGAATGGCAGTGAGAggatagtaataaaaagaggaacatttgcagtaaaaaggtggaagatatccacttgattttaCTAATTTGAATATAAGCTTCTTATAACCTGCAAATAGATTTTTGCACAAACTGAGGGCtgtccatcacttacattgaagcaCATTAAGAATGactcttctaatggccagtatgaacaggaggaataattacagcaaaaaaaacattttcactgttcatatgtaaatatgaatattattttaagacaaaactaactaactaattatAGTGTTGATATGAAATCTCATGGTGAATTGATGGTCTTTTCTTGGGTTATGTTCAGAttctgtgtgttactgtgtgggTGAAAATGTTTGGCAAGTGCTCTTGACCAATCATATAATGCCAGcagtgcagacaccctctctaaaGCATTTAAAAGAGAACAGCCTTTCCCCTGTCTCTGCAATATTCTTGATCACACCCCACAGTGCAGATCAGCTCCAATAAACAAATTACCAACATGCTCTTGTTCCTCTTCTTGTTTGGTCTGGCTCTGGGTGCTGAGACTCCTTCAGGTGACCATCAATTGAAGCTACAGCGTGGTAATTGTCCCATGTTCTGGTTCAGCTTCAATGGCCGCTGCTACAAGTATGTCGCATCACATATGACCTGGGCTGATGCAGACTTCCATTGTGTGTCAGAGAGTGCCACCCTGGTGTCTATCCACTGTCTGGAAGAAGAGAGGTTCGTCACATCCCTGATCAAGAACTTTGACCCTGCTCAGGGATCCACCTGGATCGGATTCAGTGACATCCATAAAGAAGGAAGATGGATATGGTCTGATGGATCTGCATTGGACTTTGCTTTTTGGGACAATGGACAGCCAAACAACTATCATGGAAAGGAACACTGTGCACGCAAAAACTATAACGGTAATCTGAAATGGAATGATGGTCCTTGTTCTGAGACTTTGCCTTTTGTCTGTGCATCTCGTGTCTGTCCTTAGCAACTGAGATGGTTATGTCCAATTCAACCAATGACTTTCCACCTGTTGCTCTGTTGAAATGCATTGGTTCTCAACAATAAAGATATATTTCTGCAAGTTTATGTGTGTACAGAGAGTCacttttatcaaacatttttatgaatgaaaaggaCACTAAGAtgtatgtatgttcatgtgGATGTTTACGCAAACACAACTCATAAACACCTGACAACAGTCAACTGAAAGCTGCTCTCATTTAACTGACAACGGGAGAAACCACATCTCTGCCCCTTCATCTGCTCTGAATGTCACAAAATACTTTGAAGGGatcatttttttgaaaaacatcaaacagaccAGTGTGTCACATAGAATCTGGGTGAGTCAGTTACTGGGAGAAGACAAGAGGGTCAAACAAAAGGGGGaaatagaaaaaacagagaatgaaaCTTGTCTGCATGGTTTTACACCTCTGAATCACCAATAAATACTTAATAAACTATGTTTAGCACATTCTCTGAGGGTTGGTTAGATAAAAAGGTGAGTAAAATAATAGATACACCTTTCTAAAAAATTTTCTGTCTAACAATTTAATTTGGCTTAAGAGTTCACTCAATCAGCAAAGAGAGCAAAGTGCACATGATCCTTCCCTGTAATTCTGATGCAACTTCTGGTTGACACCCAGAAGCGATAAGGTTTGCTGATGCTGCTAACCCCTATCATATTGTAGTCATCCTGACGAGTCTTTTACTCAGCAGGCTTCTGCCAACTAAACAACGGTGACGGATGATGAAGAAATGAGAGAAGTGTCAGACTTTTAGAATTACTGACGACAATCCCCCTCACCCagaaaaaatgttcacacatttttaatgatctgaatgaaaaaaaaacattttatttattcagttttagcTATAttgtctgtatatttttttcGTTTTACAATATGAAGTTAATGTTATTCCAAATCTCTCACTATTGTGGCAATAAAATTCTGGTAGGGAAGtattaaatacttaaaaaataattatacaaaaaatgaaatatattaactCACCTCAGGTTCCTTAAACCCCCAAATCCCctggaaaaaaatgcagaggACATGACCTCCATATTCTCAAAAACCAGGACTATTGAGGATATGGAGGTCctcagacattttgatttgtcctttgggaaaagcacagatgttactaataacattaatgatggctctgtttgATTCAAGTGTTCCAGTAAGccgtgacagtgtgacagtgagcctgCATGCACACTACAAGACCCTGAAACTGAACCAGCTAAATGTAATTCAGTCATAATTTATTATGTCACACCTGTAAAAATatcttaaagaaaaaatgatctATGGTAGCTACGGCCTTGTTAAGTATAGACTGTTATATAACTGACATCTTGGTAGACCTGTAGACTTTACCAAGAGAGACATCAAGACCtattcttgtttattttaagcaTGTTGTGAATTTAAGTCTTAATCAGGGGTGTCCACACTTAACATGTAATTAATGATCCCATGCAGATATTTATAGGCCACTAATGTGGGGGAAGTATGTACACAAGTTATTTTATCAACCCAATTTTCTCTGACACTTGACAGTCACACAGATAACTTCCACTCattgtgcaaaacaaaacaatattatgaggattaacagtgaaataattCACTGTTTTTCACTTGCTTGTTTAgattattaaagtgtttttcaaagtcTGCTCCACCACTTCATATTCTCTGTGTAGTAGATAAATTTGGTAACAGCTGTTtcaatcacacaaacactgagtaCAAATACTCTGTGGGAGGGGGGTAAAGTGTAATAAAGTCATGTATGCAACACGTGTTCAACATCATTTCAACTCAAAGGTAAAATAacaatgagtgaaatgttcaagtGAGAACCACAATTTTTTTCCAAAGCATTTTGTTTGTAAAAGCATCTTTGATTCATTACAAGACAAAAGTTAAAGATGATCTAAAGGTGAAGGCTCACTTTCATACAGAAATTCAGTGTTATGAGCAGTTTAGTGCTTGTCTGTGCATTAAAACTCTCTTTCAAAGATAGACACTGATCCCTTTCTATCACCAACATTTTCCTTCAGATgttcacaaaaaagaaaaattcttCTGGAACTTCTTGGCAGAGCATGGAGAAAGGACAAAAACCTTCATTTAGTCAGCATATTAGAGGAtagcttcacaatttttctagTTGGTCTTTAAACtccagtcaggtgcccatatgaacattgaaacactgtaatcattcctcctgttcacactgaccattagaagatcctccaaatgcattttcaatgtaagtggACAAAATTCACCGTCCtcattttatgaaaaaacatatttcagagTTCCTCTGAATTTAATGTGAGGCTAAAGTCTTCCATATTAGTTGaattaagtggatatcttccaaagttaaagtgttttagtacaaaattccccTTTGTTTCCCcggacagtgtttctctgttgaatGGCAGTGAGAggatagtaataaaaagaggaacattTGCAGTAAAAAGTTGATAACTTTGGAAGGTATCTACTTGATTTCACTGATTTCGATATGAGCTTCTGATAAACTTCAAATACATATTTGCACAAACTGAGGGCtgtccatcacttacattgaagcaCATTAAGAATGAATCTTCTaacggccagtatgaacaggaggaatgattacagcaaggaaaaatgctttcaatgttcatatgtaaatatgaatattatttaaGACACAATTAACTATTTATAGTTTTGATATGAAATGTGCAACATAGCTAAAAGAGCAGTAATAAAGGATATGGCCTTTCAGAGCAGTAATGAACATAATACTGAAAATCTGTGAAGGGAAAAGGACCTTCATAATTTTTaagatgaatatttttgggAAGAATATATTTGGGCCTCATATTCCCTTCTTTCAAAACCGATCCTATTAGATCCCCTTTGTTTATTAAAAGTAAACTGACAGGTGGAACGTACATTTCTtgcttttgaaattaaattaaaaatagctGAGCTCTGGTCATGTAACCAAAGAGAATAgtaacattttaatgcagaatataTGTAAAAATCTGACCGTTTTTATTAGGGCTGCCAAAGAACCTTGAACTCAGGTAGATATAAGTAGAATAAACTCATTTCCTTAGCAAGAAAATGTGTACTATATaactgtataatatataataatatcatatataataaaatataataaacttCTACTTTAGGTTGTTCTAATAGAAAAGCTCAGTGCcacaataaaatgattaaaggaTTCTGACTGAT encodes:
- the LOC137198188 gene encoding galactose-specific lectin nattectin-like; amino-acid sequence: MLLFLFLFGLALGAETPSGDHQLKLQRGNCPMFWFSFNGRCYKYVASHMTWADADFHCVSESATLVSIHCLEEERFVTSLIKNFDPAQGSTWIGFSDIHKEGRWIWSDGSALDFAFWDNGQPNNYHGKEHCARKNYNGNLKWNDGPCSETLPFVCASRVCP